The Bdellovibrio sp. NC01 genome includes the window ACAATCGTAGACTCTGGTACGACTTCAAATCCGGAAACAGTTCCGATGGTTGAAAGTACAACTAGAACTGAAACACATGTTGTCGAAGAAGCTCCGAAGAAACCAGCTGCATCTTTGCAAAAAGTTGCGACGGCTCCTTGGCAAGTTGGTAAAACTTGGTACAACACAGTTTATTTCGCACGCCCAGGTGATTCTCTAGCAAGTATCAGCCAAATGATTTACGGCGCTGATAAAACTGCAGAGCTTAAAAAAGGCAATCCTTCTCTTAAATCTCGTAAAGTAAAACCAGGTGATAAAGTTTATTACAACTCTCCTCACCGCCCAGACGATTCAGCTCGTATGGTTACTTATTATGAAGATAACGGTATGGCTCCAGAAACTTACATTGCTAAGTCTGGCGACAATATCCGTAAAGTTTCTAAAAATCTTTTGGGTTACTCTGATGCATGGAAAGAAGTTTGGGCTTCTAACTCTGTAGATTCAAAAGGTGTGATCCCTGAAGGTACAGAACTTCACTACTGGAAAGGTGGCCAACAAGTTGCTGCTGCCCCAGCTATGAATGAAATGCCTCACGGTGAAATTGCGCAACCTCAGCATCAAGACATGGGCCAACAAGCTCCACCGCCGCCGATGCCTGAGCAACCGCAACAACAAGCGCAAATGGATATTCCTCCTCCACCTCCAATGCCAGAGGCACAACCTCCAGCTCAAGAGATGGCTCCGCCTCCTCCGCCACCAGATATGGCACAAAACCAAATGGCGCCACCACCACCGCCTCCAATGGAAGCTGTGAATCCGCCACCTCCTCCACCGAAAAAACATCAAGTGGAAGAAGCTCCGGCTGGTGGCATGGACAACGACACAACTTTAGCGTTGGCAGTTGTTGGTCTTGCGGCAGCAGGTCTTGCGGGTCTTATCGTGATGAGAAAGAAACGTAAGCAAAAAGAAGCTGAACAACAAGCGATGGATAACACGCACGTTGGCACTTAATAGAATTTGAAATTCTAGAAATGGAAAAACCCGCATCTTACACAGACGCGGGTTTTTTATTTTTCATCATTAGCAAAATTGTCTTAGCCTACTTTTTTGAAAATCGAATCCATCACAGAGCGAGCTTCTGTGCGACCGTTCTCTACGAAGTAAATTAAGTCATCGACGATTTGTACGTCGCGATTATTCGTCGGCATGAACTTGATACCAACTCCTGCAGAGTTAATCCAAATTACCTGCGCCGCGATTTTGCGTTCGCGACCTGCTACAACGAAGAAAAGGTTAAGCTTCTCATTGGTGCGTACGTCTCCACCTGAAAACTCTAAAAAGGCTCCCGTGATGCTGATATTCTTAAGCGTGCCGATTGTCTCTTCGCGCGCGTAATTGCGTTTAAAAGAAACTTCGAGGTTTAGAGGGGTTCTAGGTGCCGGAACTTTAACAGTGTCCTCCACGTTTGATCTCCTTGTGCTTATTATTGCGATACTATCTTTTCGGAATGGCTGGACAAAAATTAACGGCCCTCGACCCATATTTTTACGCAAAACGAGTTAAAACTCGGAAAACTGGACGTCTCGAAGGGATACTTAACGTCTTGAAAGACCTTGAATATTTCCGAACTCCTGGGGGTGAGTAGCAGATGCGAGTTCATATCGCCATGTTTTGACTGCTTCTTAATTGGGCAAGAAAAAGTCGGCGAAACTGTCGAACTTCTTATCTGATTTTGCATCGAAACGGTGGACGAAGTAGACGTAGAATTTCGGTCTCAGAAGAAATCACCATGAAAATTTAATGGAGTAGAGGCCCATCCTAGGTCTAAAAAATTACAAGAAATATCAATAGCTTAGTCGTGATTACGGCGGGGTTGGTATTGAGGCTTCCGGGGTGATCTGCTTTTCG containing:
- a CDS encoding LysM domain-containing protein, with product MMKKLVVLLACCGLAVQLSGCSLFSSENKSDAEVTADVDSADLEKLEGEEALQATNDQSLASDQLPEDALGESAPKAEPQAIAAAPAESLTPPASTSNESLPSDPFAENAATEMPPPPAADSNTTIVDSGTTSNPETVPMVESTTRTETHVVEEAPKKPAASLQKVATAPWQVGKTWYNTVYFARPGDSLASISQMIYGADKTAELKKGNPSLKSRKVKPGDKVYYNSPHRPDDSARMVTYYEDNGMAPETYIAKSGDNIRKVSKNLLGYSDAWKEVWASNSVDSKGVIPEGTELHYWKGGQQVAAAPAMNEMPHGEIAQPQHQDMGQQAPPPPMPEQPQQQAQMDIPPPPPMPEAQPPAQEMAPPPPPPDMAQNQMAPPPPPPMEAVNPPPPPPKKHQVEEAPAGGMDNDTTLALAVVGLAAAGLAGLIVMRKKRKQKEAEQQAMDNTHVGT
- a CDS encoding PilZ domain-containing protein: MEDTVKVPAPRTPLNLEVSFKRNYAREETIGTLKNISITGAFLEFSGGDVRTNEKLNLFFVVAGRERKIAAQVIWINSAGVGIKFMPTNNRDVQIVDDLIYFVENGRTEARSVMDSIFKKVG